The genomic region CCCGGGGCCGGTGGTCCTCGACCTGCTGGCGCGGTCCGGGCGGCTCCCGGAGGCGCTGACCGGCGGCCCGGCGTGGCGGCTCCTGGTCCTGCCGCACCCGATCTGGATCCTCTCCGCCGCCGCGGGCGCCTTCGCCTGGCGGCTGGCGCGGCGCGAGCGGGCCGCCGCGGCCCGTCCGGCCGGCGCGGCCTGAGCGGCCCGAGCGCCGGCCGAGCGCCGGCCGAGCGCCGCGCGCGGACTTCGCCGGACCGCGTCGCGCGCTGGCCTTTTCGCCGATCCGGCGATAGAAAAAACGATCCCATGTCCGAGAACGTGAACGTCACGCTGCCCGACGGCAGCTCCAAGGAAGCGCCGCGCGGCGTGCGCATCATCGACTTCGTCCGCGAGCAGATCGGCCCCGGCCTCGCCAAGGCGGCCTACGCCGCCCGGCTGGACGGCGAGCCGGTCGATCTGTCGCGCGCCATCGACAAGGACGCCCGGCTCGAGGTGATCACCACCAAGAGCCCCGAGGCGCTCGAGATCGCCCGGCACGACGCCGCCCACGTGCTGGCGAGCGCGGTGCAGCGGCTCTACCCCGACGCGCAGGTCACCATCGGCCCCTCGGTCGAGGACGGCTTCTACTACGACTTCGCGCGGGAGAAGCCCTTCACGCCCGAGGACCTCGAGAAGATCGAGGCCGCCATCGCCGAGGAGGTGAAGGCCGACAAGCCGTTCGTCCGCGAGGAGATCTCGATGGACGAGGCGATCCGGCTCTTCGAGGCCAAGGGCGAGAAGTTCAAGGTCGAGATCGTCCGCGACATCGCCGCCAAGGGCGCGAAGACGCTCACCCTGTACCGGCACGGCGACTGGGTGGACTTCTGCCTCGGGCCCCACGGCCCCTCCACCGGGCGCATCGGGGTGGTCAAGCTCATGAGCGTGGCCGGCGCCTACTGGCGCGGCGACCCGAAGAACCCGATGCTGCAGCGCATCTACGGCACCGCCTTCTTCGACAAGAAGCAGCTCGAGGCCCACCTGGTCCGGCTGGAGGAGGCGCGCAAGCGCGACCACCGCAAGCTCGGCCCCGCGCTCGGCCTCTTCGCGTTCCACGAGTACGCCCCCGGCGCCGCCTTCTGGCTGCCGCACGGCGTCGCCGTCTTCAACGTCCTCATGGACGCGATGCGCCGCCTCGTGAACGCGAACGGCTACCAGGAGGTGAAGACGCCGCTGCTCTTCAACAAGCGGCTCTGGGAGACCAGCGGCCACTGGGGCAAGTACAAGGAGAACATGTTCCTCGTCGTCGACAGCGAGACCGACGAGAAGCTGCCGCTCGACGAGCGCTGCACCCAGTCGCTGAAGCCGATGAACTGCCCGTCGCACCACCTCATCTACCGGATGGGCAAGCGCAGCTACCGCGAGCTGCCGCTCCGCTACTACACGAGCGACGTGCTCCACCGGAACGAGGCCTCGGGCTCGCTCGGCGGCCTCACCCGCGTGCGCCAGTTCCAGCAGGACGACTCGCACATCTACCTCATGGAGTCGCAGGTCCAGGACGAGATCGCGCGCATCGTCGGGCTCATGAAGCAGGTGTACGGCGCCTTCGGGCTGCCGTTCAGCGCCCGCTTCTCCACCCGGCCCGAGGTGCGCATCGGCGACGACGCCCTCTGGGATCGGGCGGAGGGGGCGCTCCGCAACGCCCTCGACACGCTCGGGCTCGAGTACACGGTGAACCCGGGCGACGGCGCCTTCTACGGCCCCAAGATCGACTTCGCGGTGACCGACTCGCTCGGCCGCACCTGGCAGCTCTGCACCATCCAGGTGGACTACGCGGCGCCGGAGCGCTTCGACCTCACCTACGTGGGCGACGACAACCGCGAGCACCGGCCGGTGGTCATCCACCGCGCCATCTACGGCTCCTTCGAGCGGTTCATCGCCATCCTCACCGAGCACTACGCGGGCGCCTTCCCGGCCTGGCTGGCGCCGGTGCAGGCCCGCGTGGTCACCATCTCCGACCGCTACGACGCCTGGGCGGAGGAGGCGGCCGCGCGGCTGCGGCAGGCGGGCTACCGGGTCGAGCTCGACCGCTCGAGCGACACCCTCGGCGCCAAGATCCGGAACGCGCAGCTCGCCAAGATCCCCTTCACGCTCGTGGTGGGCGAGAAGGAGTGCGAGGTGAAGGGGGTCGCGCCGCGGCGGTACGGCGGCACGGAGCCGGGCGGCTCTGCTGACCGGCGGGCGGAGGCGAAGCCGGAGCAGACGACTGACCTGAAGA from Anaeromyxobacter paludicola harbors:
- the thrS gene encoding threonine--tRNA ligase, whose protein sequence is MSENVNVTLPDGSSKEAPRGVRIIDFVREQIGPGLAKAAYAARLDGEPVDLSRAIDKDARLEVITTKSPEALEIARHDAAHVLASAVQRLYPDAQVTIGPSVEDGFYYDFAREKPFTPEDLEKIEAAIAEEVKADKPFVREEISMDEAIRLFEAKGEKFKVEIVRDIAAKGAKTLTLYRHGDWVDFCLGPHGPSTGRIGVVKLMSVAGAYWRGDPKNPMLQRIYGTAFFDKKQLEAHLVRLEEARKRDHRKLGPALGLFAFHEYAPGAAFWLPHGVAVFNVLMDAMRRLVNANGYQEVKTPLLFNKRLWETSGHWGKYKENMFLVVDSETDEKLPLDERCTQSLKPMNCPSHHLIYRMGKRSYRELPLRYYTSDVLHRNEASGSLGGLTRVRQFQQDDSHIYLMESQVQDEIARIVGLMKQVYGAFGLPFSARFSTRPEVRIGDDALWDRAEGALRNALDTLGLEYTVNPGDGAFYGPKIDFAVTDSLGRTWQLCTIQVDYAAPERFDLTYVGDDNREHRPVVIHRAIYGSFERFIAILTEHYAGAFPAWLAPVQARVVTISDRYDAWAEEAAARLRQAGYRVELDRSSDTLGAKIRNAQLAKIPFTLVVGEKECEVKGVAPRRYGGTEPGGSADRRAEAKPEQTTDLKTMPLEAFLELLGREAAPPF